The genomic interval CCCCTTGTAAGGGGAAGAGGTGGTGACAACCTGAATGTTCTCTATAGCCAGGTCCCAACCACCCAATCAGAGGAACAGAGGCATTTAACAGGATTCTGCACACAGATGAGAGAAGACCCATTTCTGTTCCTTGACTCCTAGAATTAACTCATTCACCTTATTGAGGGCAGCTGGAAGAGATCCCCTCTGGGCTCAGAGTTTAAAACAGCCACCTGCACAGCTATGATGCTTCTATAGTTCAGGACTGCCCTGGGGTGGGGAGGCACGTAGTAACCGGCCGTAATGACCAGTCACACTCACGGACTAGCTAGGTAACCAGTAACTCAATAGTAGTTAATAAATGCCCCACCAAACTTGTGTCCACAGAGAAATACATCCAGACATGAATCTTGTGGTTTGAAAGATCGTGCATAGTTGTAGAGGTCCCTGCTACCTCCCATAGGGGATCATACTGAATCCTCAGCCTATCTGGACAACTAAATTGTCCATTTACCAACCCTATGCCACCAGGCAAGCAAGCAAGACGGCTGTGCTAATCCAAAGGCTAGGCCTTGTCCCCAAGTGGGTTGAAATCATTGTAAATGCTGGACCCTTGGGAAACAGGCGGTTTTGACCTTTTCTTCTTGTTGGAGTCAAGGCCATAGAACACTCCTACCAAATTTGATTGAGAattctttttcttggttttccCGAGTTGACATTGCTAGTATCCAAAGTGCACACCTGACTTTCATTTATCTcagaaaaacccaaaacaaaggcTCAGAGATCAGAGGAGCAGTCCCAATGAAGGCCATCCATTTTGGCCTGACCAAGAATAATGTCCAAATTGTCCAGGAGGCCCTTGACATCAGGCAGGGAGAAAGGCTGAGGAACCAAAGGATTTTTATACACTGGGCACACAACTGCTCTCATGTGCACTGGGGGCACTTCGGGACCTTGCACACATCCTGGTGTGTCTAAAGATGAATATGCAGCCGGTGAAGCTTCTCTGACCCAGGGTTTTAGATCTGACTCCAGGTGATACACTTACAAAAGAATCTTAAATCCCTAAATTCTCCACTTTGGGTTTTAAAATTCTAGGGTTTTCAAAGGGAATTAGGAAttgacatttgtttttgttttttaaacctttttttactTAGCTCATTCCTCCAAGCCACAGGACCAGTCTATGTTGTCTTGGTCACTCTCAGCCTCTCTCATGTTGCAGCTATTGGAATTCTGGAGGTGAGCGCTGCAGCTCCTGATCAGGCCCATTCCCAGGCTCTGCAGGAAGGGAGCAGAGCGGGAGGCGGCATGCTCCTTTGTCTTCCACTGGCTGAATGCCAAAATCCTTCACGCTACCAGTGTCCGCGAACTCCAGATAGAAGTAGCCACACTTGACCGCCCGGTGCACCTCAAAGCAGAATCCCAAACAGGAATCCTCTATCAGGTCTACGTATATCTCCTGCGCGATGGCCTCCAGCTTGTTAGTATCCAGGTTAGCCAACGAAATTTCCTCCATTTTAATTCGTTAAGCTATCGTGGAGAGGGCGCTCGTTTTACTCACGGCAGCAGCACGTCTGGCTCCGCGCCGCGCCTAGGCCTGGAGGCCTTGCAGGGCCGTATTCTTCGGCGTTGGGGACAGTGGTGTTcgcaatagcagcagcagcagtggcggTGACGGCTCGGGGAATCCCAAGTCCTTCAGTTCCTTCCGGCGTATCCCGTGTTATGGGGCTGCGAGCTGAGCCAGCCCGGCAACTCGCCACCAAACCGTCTCGCCGCCTCACCCAGCCCCCCAGGCCTCTTCCGCTCCGTGTCGGGCCAGCCCCGCCTCCCCACTTCCGCTCCTCAGGGCGCCTGCGCACTGCTCCGCGCAGACTCGCGGGGCGTCTGACGCGCAAGACACCAGACAGCGTTTGAATTTATGAAAGTGAACGGGATGGACTTAGCTGTGTTTCGATTTCGTTATCTCTGCTGGTTGTAAAAAGATTGCAAGGATAATTTTTTAGGTTATTTTGTTTGTGGATGTAAACGTTCGCTGATGAATTCAGTATCCGTCCATAGTTTCCTCTGGAAAAGGGAAAGTTCATAATTATGTGCACTTTTGTGGTAGATCCGAAATACCATTTTAGGAATAGTTCTCTGGACACGTTTGATATTTTGATTTATGAGATTGGTGACCTTTATAGTactgctgcagttgtcatttaaCACCACTAGATGGTGCAAGGAAACAAATTACAGTTtacttttcagcctttttttttgtatagGATAAAACTTAGTAACTAGGCACTAAAGGTATAATTAATATACGTGTTTGTTGATCAAATAAACCTAAGGCATTTATCTCACTTATAAGTTCATTGTAAGATCATTAAATTAGTGTGACTATAAAGAGATAATGTGCATCTCTAAAGGAGTTCAAAGAGAATTACGTGTATATTccgttgggggtggggagaaagagggaggaaatcTGAAATACGGTAAATAtactgagaaataaagaaagctTTCCCTAAAGTTATGTGCATCAATTGCAAAATGGGAGCCAGCctacctggattcaaatcctggagCAAATCTTTATTTCATGGTTAAGATTAAGTATAGTTTAAAATAATCGCTTGAGGCAGTGTGTTACAATAAGCGATGGTTCAGTGTATCAgctatttttaatcatatttacTATGAAATTGAGTATGAGAAAGATCGctgtaatatttcctttattttctgttcacttttttttgtCCCCACCACCAGTATGAATAGAGCAGCATCTATTATCTTTATAATCTATCAAGAAATAGTTatgactaaagaaagaaaaatttataagaaGTATTTATTGGTATGTCtgatttcataatttccttcGCATTTAATGGAGAGACATgttatctttccaaaaagatacAAATAGGCATTTTCTAATGTATATGGTCATCAGAATACCTGACCAGTTTTATAGTTAATACTTATTATCTCACTTTATGTTTCATGAGCAGATGATTAAGTTAAACCAGTTTGGTTTGTGAGTATTCAGTTCGTGTATCTATCCAAATTTTTCTGATTTCACACgttaccatttttaaaaactacaaattGACAAATGTGGAGCCTTTTAAAAGTCTAGATTATTTAAGATACATATACTATGTTTCTTTTAAAtctagaaaataatgtttttttcccaTTGTAGTCTTTGTATATTGTATGTTCCCCATTCAAAATTTGGTATCATTTTAATGTAAGTTAGAATCTCCACACGGTCAAATGGTAGGCAATATAATATCATGACTAAGTGTGTAAGTTTTTGAGTCAGACTGTCTCCTACCAGTTACTGTGTGAACTTGTCCTACTTACTTCTTTAAATCTGTTTTTCCTTTGCAAAATGTTAGTAACAGTTCCCATCGTATAGCTTTGTTGTAAGATACAAACATGACAATAGATATAAAAGTCTTCATCTTGGATAAATACAGTAGTATATAacattgtattttataattaGTACTGTGACATGTCTAGTTAGCTGAGAAAATAGAGATATTTACAGTTGTTTCCACTGACTCCGTCTCCCTAATGCCTTCTCCAAATTTAATTTAGAGTAGTTAATCactcagaaatctttttttttttttactcagaaatctttttattttttattttttttattgttggggattcattgagggtacaataagccagttacactgattgcaattgttaagtaaagtccctcttgcaatcatgtcttgcccccataaagtgtgacacacactaaggccccacccccctccctccatccctctttcttcttccccccccataaccttaattgtcattaattgtcctcatatcaacattgagtacataggattcatgcttctccattcttgtgatgctttactaagaataatgtcttccacttccatccaggttaatacgaaggatgtaaagtctccatttttttaaatggctgattagtattccatggcatacatataccacagcttgttaatccattcctgggttggtgggcatttaggctgtttccacattttggcgattgtaaattgagctgcaataaacagtctagtacaagtgtccttatgataaaaggatttctttccttctgggtagatgcccagtaatgggattgcaggatcaaatgggaggtctagcttgagtgctttgaggtttctccatacttccttccagaaaggttgtactagtttgcagtcccaccagcagtgtaaaagtgttccttcctctccacatccatgccagcatctgcacttttgagattttgtgatgtgggccattctcactggggttagatgatatctcagggttgttttgatttgcatttctctaatatatagagatgatgaacattttttcatgtgtttgttagccattcgtctgtcatcattagagaaagttctattcatgtctcttgcccattgatataagggattgttggcttttctcatgtggattaatttgagttccctatagatcctagttatcaagcttttgtctgattgaaaatatgcaaatatcctttcccactgtgtaggttgtctctttgctttggttattgtctccttagctgtacagaagcttttcagtttaatgaagtcccatttgtttatttttgttgttgttgcaattgccatggcagtcttcttcatgaagtctttccccaggccaatttcttccagtgtttttcctatgctttcttgaaggatttttattgtttcatgccttaaatttaagtcctttatccatcttgaatcaatttttgtgagtggggaaagctgtgggtccagtttcagtcttttacatgtagacatccagttctcccaacaccatttattgaatagggagtctttcccccaaggtaagttcttgtttggtttatcgaagattaggtggttgtaagatgttagtttcatttcttggttttcaattcgattccaagtgtctatgtctctgtttttgtgccagtaccatgctgtcttgagcactatggctttgtagtacagactaaaatctggtatgctgatgcccccagctttatttttattactaagaactgccttagctatacggggtttttttccggttccatacaaaacacagaatcattttttccaaatcttgaaagtacgatgtaggtactttgataggaatggcattgaataggtagattgctttgggaagtatagacattttaacaatgttgattcttcccatccatgagcatggtatgttcttccatttgttaatatcctctgctatttcctttctgaggagttcatagttttctttatagaggtccttcacctcctttgttaggtatattcctagatatttcatcttctttgaaactatggtgaagggagttgtgtcctttattagcttctcatcttgactgttattgatgtatacaaaggctactgacttgtggacattgattttatatcctgaaacattactgtattttttgatgacttctaggagtcttgtggttgagtctttggggttctctaagtataagatcatgtcatcagcaaagagggagagtttgacctcctctgctcccatttggattccctttatttccttgtcttgcctaattgtattggctagaacttccagcactatgttgaatagtaaaggtgacagagtacaaccttgtctggttccggttctaagaggaaaagctttcagttttactccattcagtaaaatattggctgtgggtttgtcatagatagcttcaatcagtttcagaaatgtgccacctatgcctataaacttcagtgttctaattagaaaaggatgctggattttatcaaatgctttttctgcgtctgttgagaggatcatgtgatctttatttttgcctctgttaatatggtggataacgtttatggacttgcgtatgttaaaccagccttgcatccctgggatgaagcctacttgatcatgatgaatgacttttttgatgataagctgtaatctattggctaggattttgatgagaatttttccatctatattcatgagtgagattggtctgaaattctcctttttgtttgggtcttttcctggttttggtatcagggtgatgtttgctttatagaatgtgttggggaagattacttcttcctcaattttttggaataatttctgcagtagaggaataagctcttccttgaaggtttgatagaattctggagtgaaaccatccagaccagggcattttttggttggaagcttttttattgtttctttgatctcagtgcttgaaattggtgtgttcaggaggtctatttcttcctggctaagtctagggagagggtgtgattccaaatattgatccatttccttcacattgtcaaatttctgggcatagagttcctggtagtattcagtgatgatctcttgtatctctgtgggatcagttgttatttcccctttatcgtttctgattgaggttactagagattttacttttctatttctagttagtctggccaatggtttatctattttatttattttttcaaaaaaccaactccttgtttcattaattttctgaatgattcttttgttttcaatttcattgatctctgatttgattttggatatttcttttcttctactgagtttaggcttagattgttcttctttttccaattccataagatctcttgtgagactgttgatgtgctctctttctgtttttcgaatgtaggcatctaaagcgatgaattttcctctcaaaactgcttttgcagtatcccacaagttttggtagcttgtgtcttcattgttgttatgctcaaggaagttaatgatttcctgttttatttcttcctgcacccatctgttattcaatagaagattgtttaatttccatggcttagggtggggttgagcatttttgttagagttgagttccacctttagtgccttatggtctgaaaagatacaaggtaaaatttcaattcttttgattctgttgatatttgttttgtgtcccaggatatgatcaattttggagaatgttccatggggtgatgagaagaacgtgtattctttatctttggggtggagtgttctatatgcgtctatcaagcatagttgttctagggtctcatttaaatctcttacatctttgtttaatttctgtttagaggatctgtccagctctgtaagaggagtgttaaagttccctgttatgatggtattatcagatatcatattgctcagactgagtaaggtctgtttcaagaaactgggaacatttaaattgggtgcataaatatttagaattgaaatgtcttcttgttttagtattcccttgaccaataaaaagtgaccatctttgtcttttttgactttagttgctttaaatccacatgtatctgaaaataagattgcaactcctcttttcttctgaattccatttgcctgaaaaa from Nycticebus coucang isolate mNycCou1 chromosome 3, mNycCou1.pri, whole genome shotgun sequence carries:
- the ATXN7L3B gene encoding ataxin-7-like protein 3B, whose translation is MEEISLANLDTNKLEAIAQEIYVDLIEDSCLGFCFEVHRAVKCGYFYLEFADTGSVKDFGIQPVEDKGACRLPLCSLPAEPGNGPDQELQRSPPEFQ